The genomic segment acaacctaatgaaactacaaaaaatcaaagagattatgtttaggcaaaatatgatacttatgctctaagaattagatgtgaacaatttaatgaaaaacatttaatcaaagaatatcatatttttgcataatgaagaactaagtgcaatatgctttaacaattaagaatagatgaaaaatgcatatctttgatagaaaaatccataaacaatgttgcacaaatgagaaatcaacatacacaaaaaatactatctaattacattttgcttcatcattatcttaataatcttgaaaaagattagaagctcatggGCTGGGCTGCTGGCTGGGATATCTTCGTGGGCTGGGCTTCGGTGGCAGTAGAGAAGAGGGCATCATTGGGCCTGGGAAATGGCCAGCGAGCCTGGACCTTGGACCTGGAGGCGTGGGCTTTGTGGGCTGGGCAGTTGGGTCTCAACTTTTCAGATTTACCAtttcttctcctttcttttccaaatctacttcttttcctttccttgcttttcaactcaaaagaaaatacaacatattccctaaaataaaaataaattaaatctcaatcaaatattttcaattataaaataaatcatattaattctttgaaaatattaattaaaacttaattcaatttaacatttagtttcaataaaacacacacatttttttacttttaactaaacacaataatttaaataattaaactacaacaaaataactataaaaacacataaaggtatataaaatcatgataagactaataaattcaaaattacttaaaaacttaataaattacttaaaaactcaataattaagcaacaattagcacataaaaagtggcaaaataactctattttgtagagttatcagcttCTTCACACCTAACTTCAGAGAAAGCTTCTTCAGTATCAGAAAATGGAGAACGACTAACCAAACGTCCCCAAACTTCTTCAAGGTCACTGTTTAACCCAGTAAGAAACTCAAGAACCCTTTCTTTCTCCAACTGTTTCCTCTGGATTGTGGTGCAGTTAGCACACAAAGGTGTGGTATCCAGATATAAATCCAATTCCTGCCATAGATCTTGCAAGTTTGAAAAATACTGGGTAGCAATGTGATTACCTTGTTtgatttattttagttttgtgtGGATTTCAAAAATTTGAGAAGCATTTCCTAGATCAGAGTACATCTTTTTAGCAACGTCCCATACCTCCTTAGcagttttgaaaaattaattcctgCCACTTATTTTTGGATCCATAGAATTAATTAGCTAAGCAAGGACAATAGAATTCTCAGCTTGCCATACCTTGTAGGTAGGGTCGGTCACCTGGGATGCGGAAAGGTCACCAGTAAGATACCCAAGTTTACCACGCCCACATATAACCAATTTTAGTGACTGTGCCCACTGTAGGTAATTTTTCCTATCTAGTTTGTGGATTGTAATATTGAGAGAGCTGCCATCATAATGGTAAAGAAgggaaaagttgagaactacccACTTTTAatagtagttaactaaaattagacactaaatatatttagttgaactttactcattattatcatgagacttcCCAAATTTCCCTTATTTAAGCACATGGTTCTAAATGttgttgtaatgtgtattatatttgttatattatagttaaattggaaatgCATTCTAATTGTAGCGTGTTTAAGGAGAAACAAAACATGTAATTGAAGGGGTATAATGGGTACATTAATTGAAAATTTGGGTACTAAAATAAGAATTAAAAATAGTGGGTAAATTTGGGTACCACCGTGAGATGTCGAGAACTGACGCCGAGAAGAAGCAAAGTCGTGGACTCCCATGAATGACTTGATGAACCACCAGATTTCGCCGTGCCTGAGAAACAACAAGAACCCGTGAAGACGAATTGATGCTTGGATGTTTGAGAGTCGACTAGACAATCGAAGGTGGAAGATTATGCTAACGGTTAGGAAGATCAGAATCTTAAGCGCTGATACCATGAAGAAATAGAAAAAAAGAGACGAAGAAGACACTTGTGATGTAAGGCTTAAATTTTATTCACTATGAAAGTCTGTATAAATAGGCTGTACAAGAATCAAAagaaaaccaaagtgaattaatAAAAGTCCTTTTTTAGAACAGAAAACATTCCTTTTTTGAACACCAAAACATTCCCACTGTTCCATGACCTACTCACCATTATACTATTGATGCTCCGAGCTTTGCCAATTCTTCCACCTGGGATGGCTTGTGCGTCCATTGTAGTCAATATTTGGGGTATTGACAAACCCCCAGAGATAACAATTTCTGTGCCACAATAAAACCAAAAACCAAATGGTCATAGTAGACCAGAAATGAGTTTAAGAATCAGTACAGGATTACAAATATTTTATGTACAAAAGTGTGTACCAATCCCTTCTCGTGCGGACAGATTAGGCCCCAGAACATCATTGGAATAAATAAGAAATATGTCTCCAATATAGAGGTGGTTTGAAGGCACATAAATACAGCAGAGTTCTTCTTCGCCTACATTCCTCTGAAGAACAACAGTAAAAGTAATGAATCCAAATGCGTACTCCACTCCCCAATACGTGGATGTTTTATAATAGCCACTTCCTTGAAAGCATTAGAGCTCTGGTCTATAATTGTGGGGGGTGCTCAAAATGGCTTCAATAAGTTTCAAAACATGGCAACCAAGGCGTATAATGGAAGTAGTTACGATCTTTACCTGGCGATGTTGCTGCGCTAATTTGCTTTGAGGCAGCATAAATATAGCTTACTAGAGGCATTTTCTTAATGAACCATTCGCCAAGAGTTAGAACCGAAGCTCCTAACCAGGATGACATGAAAACTCTAACTAAGAAGATGAAAGTGATGGAGGTAACAAATCCGAGACCTGCATTTTAGAAATTAAGAGGATGACAAGAATTGTCAAAACTATCGCTATGACGGAAAGGCTTTGCCAAAATCACCATAAGTTGGTAAGCCACAAACACTACAAATGTTTTTCTGTTTTCTTTTTCCCTTtgagatttaaaacaaaaactatATAACAAATGATCTGTTTACCCAAAATATTGATCCCCAGTTCAATGTAGATTGGAGAGAAGAAACCATCGACAAAGTGGATGAAACCCCATGTTACATAGAATGTGATAGCCAATGGAAGAAGTATGACACTGCAAGAAGGTTCAGAATTTTCAGAAGACGTCTTCATGAACTTTCTACTACATTATCACATGATATTGCCTTTACGTCCTATAAAGTATAAAACGAGCTACgagagtgagtgagagagagagagatacaaAACTATAGTCAGTTTTGTCATATGAAGAGTGGTGGCACAGAAAAGAGCTCACCATCCTGTCATATACTTCTTCCAAGCCCAGCTGTGAATGACTTTAGAAAATGCCTACAAACGAAAATGCTTAACATGTATATGTATGCTCACAAAAAAGAAGACTTCGATAATGTTGAACAACGGCACTGTTAAATTCAATAGGAGGATTCTCATAGTTTTGTCTTCACATTTGACTTTTAAGCAATGTATGCAAACGTACAtctacaaaattaaaagaaagaagcAGAAGAAACCTCTCGGCCAGAGTGATGATGGGAAATGGGAGGAGGTAGACAGGGCGATGGGAACAAGGCCTTGGAGGCTCCTCCATTTCCAGGGACTTCTCCACCAACTGGTATGAGGAGGAGCTCTTCATCGccatctctctccctctctcttgtCGCCATATTATTCAACATTTTTCTCTCTTATTTCTCTTGATCGCCCCCTTAATAATTTTAGtttgttacaatttttttaatttgtaaatcTGAAGAATTGGAACGGCTCGTTACCGGAAAATCGGGATCAACGAAAATAGAATGATACCTCAACTAAACGATGTAGTTTAGATCCTTCTATTTTCCTTTCAGAACTGATTTGCAGGGTCGGCTTTCAAAGTCATTGCGTTTATGTtattaatgaaaatgaaaaaaaaaaaaaattaaagtggcATGCAACTCATAAATGAACAGCCAACTCTTTTACATCAACTTAATATACAAAATTACATGCCATTATAGAAAGATAATAATTCCCACGAAGATTTAAATTTTTTATGATAGTAGAATTTCAACCATTAAAATCCAATACATGATACACTTTCTCCAGTCTCCCTTGTACAGTTACATATACATCTATATATATACGATTACGAAAGCCTTTACTATATTAGAGCTTTGCTACCTAACTTCAATCAAGTATATAATTACTTTTCACAAACCCCATATTTAGAGTAAAACAACTACTTCTTCCTTCTTCAACACAataacaacaacacaaacaaaaacaACCTTTTATTCGTTTATGCTTTAGATATTAAATTCAGGTACTGCCACCAGGGTAGGTGCAGCCATTGTAGCCTGCAAAGCCAAAGAAGTATTATTAATTGAAGATCACATACACTAATGTTACACATGCTTATCCAAAAAACataattgaatttaaaattaTAGCACTCACTGGGATTATTGGAGGAGAGAGTGGCTGTTTGGGAGAAATCACAATTCCATGGATCGTGACCAGCTGTTTGGTAAAGGATATTCATGGCGTAAGCAGCGTGGGACGCCACAGTATTGGGCTCAAAACAAGCACCGCCCGGTTGAATTGGACTACAGTCAAATCCATGTCCACAAACATAATCTATGTTTGCCTGTAATTGGGCATCTGAAACTCCCGCTTTTGGAACACACCAAACAGTCTTTTTTGCCTtcggtgatggtgatggtgatgatgGAGTCACTGGGGTTTTCGGTGACGATGGAGTCACTGGGGTCTTCGGTGACGATGGGCTCTGAGAAAAACGACAGTTATTTTTAACAGAAACGCCAATGAATATAGGCTTTTGTATGCATTGTCAGTTGTAACACCTGTACATTGTACTGACCTGGCTGCTGCTTTTAGAAAGGCCTACGTCGTAAGTCATGGAAAGATCGGGCTTGAATAGACCAAAAGCACGCTCGGAACCCGGGCCTGGTTTCAAGTCCTCGTCGTACAGAGCAAACAGGTACGTATCGACTGATTTCCCCGGCATCAATGGGGTTCCGACCATGGAACGGAGGTGGGCAATCAGGTTTCCGTTATAGGCTTTGGCGTTCTCCTCACTTGGGCCAACCTCGTTGCTATCTCCTTTGTAGGGCCAGCCGGTCTCTGCAACTACGATCTCCACGTTCTTGAACCCCAATGAGTTCAATGCAGATCGGATGGCATCCACCTGAACAAGACGAATGTTAATGATCATTAGTCATGTAAGCTTGCCTTGAACTGGGCCTCAGTTTTTTCATTCGAGAATCAAGAACGCAAGAAAACTCACCTGGGCATCAAACATGTTCATGTACGTGATCTTTGTGTTGGAATCGTAACGCCCAGCGTTGGGTTGAAAGAGACAAAACGCCAGCGTTTCGGGTCTTGGGTCGTCCCGGTAAGCGAAATACGGGTATGGGTTGATCGCGAACGGCGAACCGGTGGCGTTATTGAAGGATAAGAGACCTTTTAACGCCTGAATATAGTCCGGGTGGAAGCTTCCGGAGGACGGAGGTTCTGATTGCCGGAGCACCGCCATGGAATGAACGGTCGAGACCTTGACTTTCCCGCCCAATGATACGGAATCGAGGGCATTTTGGACATTCTGCACCGCCGGAACGAGCTGGTTCACCAGGTTCTGGTCACCGGAGGTCATGACCTCGTTGCCGACGGTGATCAAGATAATCTTGCTGGATGGATAGAAAGGAGCGACATTTGAGTTAACCCAACTTTTAGCGAAGTTGGGATCGGAAGCAAGTGCCGGAATATCGCCGTTAGCAGCACCAATGACAATTCCGATGCCGGTGTTCGCAAGGGCTTTGATAATAGCCGGGTCCGATCCATATAATCGGACCTTCTCAATCGATGTCGATTGGAGTAGCTTCGCTGTGGCTGACGGCGGCGGAAGGTTGTCGGCAACTTGGCCGTAGTTTATGCCGATGAACGATTGAGATTCTGCATCATAACGGTTTTAATCAGttttcaatttaaaaataattcatatttaTTGCTCTCCTTCTTCCTCCCCTTACTTTTTCTTGGATACCAAACACAAACCCAATCCAAGAAAATCATAGCATAAAAATAATTAACCAGTAAAACTTAAGCTCCCCTGTTTCTTGCAACAAAAGAACAGAGGAACCCAATTTCAGAAAGAATCAACTGAATTGAAAACTTACTTGCAAGATTAAAGGTGAGCAAGAGACTAGCGAATAACAAAGCTGTAGTGGCACAAGGGAGTGTGATCACCATCGCCATGGTTGCTGAATCAAGAAGACTGTGTGTTATTCTCTCACCAAGTATCTGAGAGTTTCTGGTTGAGGGTGCAAGAAAAAATATAGAGGGAAAAGGAAGAGGCTAGGGGGGCAAAACCGTAAAGTTACTTTGGGAAAAAAGCTTATAGTAATATTAATGTAGTatctttttatataaaaagttaaAAGCAGTAAGCTTTATGAAATCAAAACTGGAAGCTGTAAGTAAGTGTTGCGTGGATGCGACGCGTAGTGCGTTTTTTTTTTAATCCCTTCTGAGAAACCAAATGGTATTTTGGTTCTTAATTTAGAAAACTTTAGGTTAGTGTGACGTGAGAAGTGGTTATATAAACTTGGAAGTAGAAAGTATCAATCCAATAAAAATTTACTTGTTTAAATTGACGTAAATGCCCTTTAATTATGACCGTTACGAGCCGTTGTGGACTTTGGATGAAGACGAATTGATGAGTTGTCGGTTTGAGGCATTATTTGGCATGTGAGTCGGATGGATCTATTGAATTGAGCTATTACGGGATCCCATGTTTCCTCCTGGCTTTCATGTCACTAAATTGCAAAACTTATTTATTTACTCAATTTCATCAAACTAAAATACCATATGTTTCTGCACCAAACCAAAAATTCGCATTGATTTCTAAAAAGGCCAATATACGTAACCTCTTGTATTTTTAGTGggtatttatttatctatttttagaTGAAAAAGGCATATGGTTTCGTACCTAGTTTATGTTTGAATAAaggatgattattattattattattaataataaaagtaGATCTATGAACCTCGAGCAGTTTCAATAAGCCAAACCACAAGATTTTACTTACCAACTAAGAAACAGCATCCCTTCTCATAGAAGAACATGAAAACATATTTCGAGGACAGACCAAAAAAAGCATTACAGTAGGCAATACATAAAGCAAAGCATTTGAACAATAAtagttgttaatttttttaaataactataaaaataaaaaGCTTCTCAAATAATTGTAGAATATTGGTTACTTTTTGAAACAATCGCATAAAGTTGGACAAACTTTATAAGGATTGTGGGTATAATTGATTAACTGGTGCGCAAGCAATCTTTAGAATAACAGTCCAAAAAGAAAATTTCACATATTCCAACTTAAGAGTTTTTTAGCTTTCTCACCCACTTATTCCagcattaattaattaattaatgaatagtCTACTTCTTTTAGCTCATATTAGTCCTAATAACATACTTTTGTACAAAGCTAATGCTTTAAACCCCAACACACGGATTAGCTTGGCTAGGGACTGACTATAGTTCAAAGTTCAAATAGATGTAAATTCTCACTATTTTACTGGACAATGGACACTATAATGTTATATATAGCTGCTTCTGCTCGATCACTGCGAAAGTACAATGCTGCATTTTTATTTTTGCACTTTTAGACAAACATAGCTTAAGATAACTCGGAAATCATTATTGTTGTCTTCATATTATTGTGCTATTTGACACTTTTGGATTAAAACTAGGCCACATATCGCCGCCTCTATTGTTAGGAAAAAGTAAATTGCCTCAATAGAAATGGTAAAAAcccttacaactctaagcaaaataatacaaataaacaagtattgattaaataatattacaactctatgattaaaaattacaaatagaataaaagaagtagaagagAAGAATagaagaatacaactctaagcaaaagttacaaataaagtaatagtGTTTGTAGCAAAGGaaataaaatattacaactctaaacaagaaatacaagtaaataggaAAGAAGAGTAAGATGAAAaagcaataataaaaaataaaaacaagaacaaGAAGAAAGAATACTCCCACTCACACCACTAAAGTGAAGAGCATTGTGGATCACCAATTTaaataaggtttgaaacctttgtccaaaagcttatttccccctaactcaagcactgagagaactctcacaatttggaaatagctctatggaattatcaagcctctaggtgttttctagccaagtactctagtggatagaaaaattgtgtcttacaagtgagcaataggctcctatttatagagtttagagacaccctttgaatttcaaattccaccaacccccatggctgttaccaatgtttaattagatgttttatggaattaaaatagagatttgagagttacttggttgttggaaacgttccaaattggataaaaccgaaattTGGAAAAACCTTTCAGCCTCTCTAGCCGCGGCTTGGGATAAGCTTGGTCGCGGCTAGGGTTGCACATAAATAGTAGTGGGCCgacaacccaacccaacccaacccacaCCAAAAATGGGCTGAAATGGGCCAAGTCTTACCAAGCCGAATCTTATTTGGTAGAAAAAATTTCAGCCCGATAGGCAACGATTCGGAAATGGGCCAGTGATATACTAATCCAACCCAACCCATTATAGCCGACCCTCACCcctgtatataatatatattattttatacacTAAAACCCTAAACACAAAAGAGTCTTCTCCTTTCTCTCTCAGCCAGCCGCCGCATGCACATACGACACCACCACCAAAGGAGTCTCCTTCCTCTCCTCTCTCTCCATTCTCTCTCACTAACTATCTCTCTCAAACTCAGTCTCTCTCCAGACTCCAACTCTCGGTCTCGTGAGGAAGTTCTTGGTCTCTACGGTGTTCTTAGTCGAAGTTCTTGGTCTCTACGGTGCACGCAGAGTCTTCTCCTTTCTTAGCCAGCCGCATGCACAAACCGAGAGGCTCTTTGTTTCTCTACGGTGCACGCCAACAACTCACTCACATAGTCACACTCCACTCCACCACACCAGTCGGTCGGAGCACACAGTCACACAGTCGCAGACTCGcaggtatatgtatatatatgtatttgtatatatatatttgttagtatatatgtaaaatatatgtatatatagttgttagtatgtatataatatatgtaaAAATCGTGTTAGTATATATacgtattgtaacgacccaaattcgctaataaggcttaagggctttgattagtgtgccgggagggcatagatgagattagagtgaatattattgatttaaatgtgtaattatgtgatcaATAGTGtgtatatgataattgatgatattacgTGATAATATGGAatcaatatgtgatatatgtgagaaccatattataatgtgggtaggtctgcagagcacgactcaaggcgatcctagaactagatagcgggaaaagtcacaacaggatttaataattgactttggacaagtcaggggtattttaagcatcgggtagtgatttaggctatcgggtcatgaaaataaatatatggagatatatttgaggttaggatgtctaggcgagaatattgagggattttaccgttttggcctcggggacggttccggcaccccgagccttgggattaacttaatttgTAAGAAAAAATTTATGAAACCCGTAGAAGGAAATTAAACCAACCTTAATTTCCCCTCAGCTATTcattcaactctctctctctcttaaggaaaaataaaggAAAGCAAACTAGAGAAAATCACAGAAGCAAAACAGGGAAAATTAGGGGAAATTGCTGGGAAATTGAGGGGGATTTATGAGGCTTAGCTCAAGACTTACTCAGGGGAAACAAATCAAAGCTAAGGTAAGGATTAAACCCTATGTTTTCTGAAGTTTAACCTTGAGTTTTCAGCTGAGTATTGAGGTGCTTGTACCATTGATgtttagggtggaatttgagctggaaagCTTTGGGAACTAGCTGGGTTTTGAACAAAGAAAGGATCCAActgaagaggtaagctttaattcatGAATTAGTGGTTTGAGTTTGGGTTTTTAACTGGTTAGTTTGAGTGTTTATGTTCTTGAAGTTTCAGGAATCAAGTGtgtgatttctatgagttttaggtTGAATTTTCTATTGAATTGTGTGGCTTAAGTTGGTCTATGAGTTTTGGTAATGTTGGGTgatgaagtagggagcttaggggtggttttggctgaggttttgagctttgaaatgatgggttttctgggctcgaagggaagggccgcgactctgttctagagcgctgcggccctaggttgaaaatgagccaaggaggctcgccCAGGGGTGAGCGTCGTGGCGCCcatgcaagggccgcgacgcgtgtctttGCCCATAGTGGTCCTTGGTTctgtttgaggctagggccgcgactaagcttcaagggtcgcagcccttagctGTGCGCTTGaacttttgaggattttaggcatgggaatgtggtctagaatgctcgggatcaatttcaccaccgtgcttggtggaatttggattccCGGAAGGTAGTTTTATAACCGGAAACCCTAACTTGAGTATTAATGAggccctatactttggttgtgactaggtgataaaggcttaggctcgggaacggatcgtgcttgaggggcgttgctcgtaattccaAAACCATaaagaactaaaggtaagaaaactgcacctggttgaatatatgtgacgggactaagggttccctatcgtgaacgcttgaaaagatggtattatgccatgcaagcaatttagtgaaccaattgcctaagggtgccaagggttacactagcgcacagggcgcggctcggccactggtagccgaggacagcttaatatgcaccgagctcggtttaagtgggccggagtcagtgggataaacagagggtgccgcctaagttgtcggccctgattattatgtgatatgaatgttataagtgtttggtTGTATTTTTACCTCTGATTATATGCTGAGTGTTATTggtgtggattatttgatgagagttcatgcttagtgaattttacTGTTTGATATTATCGATTGTGTTGCAtttcatgttttcttgctaggccttggatcatgggtgctacgtggtgtaggtaaaggcaatggcaagttggatcagccttgattggagaactcaacgagtggaatgtacatggccagctgctcggccgccacggttgaggtttaggcagggacgcgagacccataaattgtctattttgccttagtatggcttgcCATTGcttatgtacttttggaagtcagtaaatcaacttttaactctatttttttgggatcccatgtgtataacagtttaattatataaaatgagtcttttaagaccaaaaccctttttaaccctaactcttacatgtttagtgacatgttttcaaattattgacttgattagtaagtcttgcacctttaaatgtacacagtgtagcggtcctggctattcAGGGTGTTACacgtatatatgtatatatgcatatatatgagAATATTTTGATCTTATATCATGATCTACTTGGTGTTAATTGCAATAACAAAATGATTAGAAAATAAAATCCTAGTCAAGACAAAACATGAGTACTCATTCTATTTCATTATTCTTTTTATAAGGGTTGATTTTTATATCAAATAGAAGTTTTACTGTACGAAATATGCAATGGTTTTTTTGTCAAAACAATCACAGTATTAATTAGTATAATTATTACATATTGGAACACGTTTGTTTAATAAGTTTTCTAATTCTTAAAAGGCTTATTTCGATATAATAGTTGTTGAAATAAGAATTATTTCACCTGGTTATGATAAATATCAAATAgataatttttttcttcttcaataatttctttaattattaataGGTTGCTTCGGGGAGGTGCTTGGGCGTTAGCAGCCTGTCTGGCTAATTCTTCGTTGCGTTTTTTTACCTCTGCCAACTGTTTTCACAGTTGgcaattttcaagttccacaattggaacctatctttcaggattgtaatacatatcctcgtcaGGCCTGGGGCCAGGTGGCCCCTGAGAGTTGGACGAATCACTCTTTTCTTCAGGATCTGGATCCACCATGGGTTGCTTTCTAGGCTGTCGGAGGTAATCTTTAGCATGAGGAGTCCGCTCCTTAGGTATCTGGGGCAATGTTCACTCACCAGTACTGGGGTTACTTGCAGCGGCCATTAATGATTCATGAGACTTTCTGATTAAAAaggctcacgtcttgtttaatagctctcaatgaaagcaccaaactgttgacgccgtttttcatcaacttagaaatgaagaacaattaaacaaaaataccagaggaaacaaacaatatggacacgattttttacgtggatcagcagttaaaatctgcctagtccatgagtctgtgGTATTCACTTGTTGAAATTCTCTTAAAactttctggaagcaattatgcagagtcttccccaatacaaatttctccgtccttacaaatgaattgttccactctatttatagagtggttcacCGAATATCTTCCCATATATTTTGGggagttattatacaaataaattaaataaatgcaattaaatgcatatagttactacgtacgcgt from the Humulus lupulus chromosome X, drHumLupu1.1, whole genome shotgun sequence genome contains:
- the LOC133803421 gene encoding glucan endo-1,3-beta-glucosidase 7-like — translated: MAMVITLPCATTALLFASLLLTFNLAKSQSFIGINYGQVADNLPPPSATAKLLQSTSIEKVRLYGSDPAIIKALANTGIGIVIGAANGDIPALASDPNFAKSWVNSNVAPFYPSSKIILITVGNEVMTSGDQNLVNQLVPAVQNVQNALDSVSLGGKVKVSTVHSMAVLRQSEPPSSGSFHPDYIQALKGLLSFNNATGSPFAINPYPYFAYRDDPRPETLAFCLFQPNAGRYDSNTKITYMNMFDAQVDAIRSALNSLGFKNVEIVVAETGWPYKGDSNEVGPSEENAKAYNGNLIAHLRSMVGTPLMPGKSVDTYLFALYDEDLKPGPGSERAFGLFKPDLSMTYDVGLSKSSSQSPSSPKTPVTPSSPKTPVTPSSPSPSPKAKKTVWCVPKAGVSDAQLQANIDYVCGHGFDCSPIQPGGACFEPNTVASHAAYAMNILYQTAGHDPWNCDFSQTATLSSNNPSYNGCTYPGGST